One genomic region from Spirochaetaceae bacterium encodes:
- a CDS encoding NUDIX domain-containing protein yields the protein MARATGAGTFGVAVKAAIVRGPRLLVLYKTPDEARSGPDPDVRLDLPGGRIEFGESPAAALRREVAEETWLRIEPVGPLHVWHYVKERFQLVGIDYLCEYRSGEVMLSDEHVGFRWLTEEELRRLHPEERRQFAAAFRCGLRRNLSINTSNLI from the coding sequence ATGGCACGCGCGACCGGCGCAGGCACGTTCGGCGTCGCCGTCAAGGCCGCGATCGTGCGTGGGCCGCGGCTGCTGGTGCTCTACAAGACGCCCGATGAGGCCCGCTCCGGTCCTGATCCCGATGTCAGGCTCGATCTACCCGGCGGCCGGATCGAGTTCGGCGAGTCGCCGGCCGCGGCCCTGCGGCGCGAGGTCGCCGAGGAGACGTGGTTGCGGATCGAGCCGGTTGGCCCGCTCCACGTCTGGCACTACGTGAAGGAACGATTCCAGCTCGTGGGGATCGACTACCTGTGCGAGTACCGGTCCGGCGAGGTGATGTTGAGCGATGAGCACGTCGGATTCCGGTGGCTCACCGAGGAAGAACTCCGCCGACTCCACCCGGAGGAGCGACGGCAGTTCGCCGCAGCCTTCCGGTGCGGCCTCCGCCGGAATCTGTCTATTAATACATCTAATTTGATTTAG
- a CDS encoding helix-turn-helix transcriptional regulator, translated as MRISPHTTDSAAMQELGTRIARHRLNRNLTQATLAAEAGVSVPTVQRLEQGKSCQASSLIRILRALKFLEHLDGLVPEPPASPMQQLRMSGKLRRRASSPGATHIRERLAAWTWGDEP; from the coding sequence ATGAGGATTTCCCCCCACACCACCGACAGCGCGGCGATGCAGGAGTTGGGCACCCGAATTGCCCGCCATCGCCTGAACCGCAATCTCACCCAGGCAACGCTCGCCGCCGAGGCGGGGGTGTCGGTGCCCACCGTGCAGCGCCTGGAGCAGGGCAAGTCGTGTCAGGCCTCCAGCCTGATCCGGATCCTGCGCGCCCTCAAGTTCCTGGAACATCTCGACGGCCTCGTCCCCGAGCCACCGGCGAGCCCGATGCAGCAGCTCAGAATGAGCGGCAAGCTGCGCCGCCGAGCGTCCTCACCGGGCGCCACTCACATCCGTGAGCGCCTCGCGGCCTGGACCTGGGGCGATGAGCCATGA